The following DNA comes from Methylophilus sp. 5.
TTCAGTGCGCCGGACCTGCTTATTACTCCCGCTGTTAGGCATAAGCGCCCCCACGCTCTCAGTGGCTGGGCCTGAACAAGCGCGCGAAACCAAGAGTGAATTACTGTTTAATTTGGCCCTGCTCAGCCAAATGCCTAACCGCCAGGCACAAGACACTTACGCCATTTGTGCATTTGAAGAAGACATCGGTCATTTGAAGGCCACCGCGCTAGAATCGCAAAAATTGCAGAATTTGCAGATTTTTTTGGTCACAGTGAAAGCACCCACCGACGTCAAGCGCTGCAATCTGTTATATATTCAAGACTACGGCACACAAAAGCC
Coding sequences within:
- a CDS encoding YfiR family protein; protein product: MISVRRTCLLLPLLGISAPTLSVAGPEQARETKSELLFNLALLSQMPNRQAQDTYAICAFEEDIGHLKATALESQKLQNLQIFLVTVKAPTDVKRCNLLYIQDYGTQKPLELQQIIQKESVLTVVYNGNKFSEYGHVEINEQDKHYQFALHLTSAKQAGIVFDTRLMKLATNIIN